CTCCACGCCGGCGAGAGTCCATCGGTCTTCCGAGCTCCGGTCGCTTTCGGCCATGTCATCCACCCTGGACGGCGCCGACGATATCGACGCGCGCGCCCGGTCGTAGCACCGTCTCCACCCAGCGGCTCCGCGGCACCACCACCCCGTCGACCGCGACCGCCAGTCCGCGGCCCTCCGGGTCGTACCCCAGTTCCCGCAGCAGCTCGACGAGATGGCCCGCCGCCACTCGGCGGGACTCCCCGTTGACGACGAGAACCTTGCCGGTGTCCGCCATCCCGGTCCTCCCGCGCGGGAGGGGACCCCGCGCGGACCCATTGTGACGGGCGGCGGCCGCCGCGGCACGTCCCGGCGCCCCGGGAAC
This genomic stretch from Acidobacteriota bacterium harbors:
- the thiS gene encoding sulfur carrier protein ThiS; amino-acid sequence: MADTGKVLVVNGESRRVAAGHLVELLRELGYDPEGRGLAVAVDGVVVPRSRWVETVLRPGARVDIVGAVQGG